Within Amycolatopsis sp. cg5, the genomic segment GCGTGACACCGCTCGCGCGCGGGTGCACGACGAAGACCGCGGTGCCACCCGCCATCGTGACGGGCACCAGCATCGCGGTGGCCGTCTCGGCGTACGGCACGGCCGTCTTCGTGCCGGAGAGCGACCAGGCGCCGTCGGACGGCACGGCCGTCGCCGACGGGCGCGTGGTCATCGGCGCCGACGGTTCGTGCAGCGCGGCCGTGACCACCGCGGCGCCGGAAGCGATGGCAGGCAACAGGTCCGCGCGCTGACGCGGGCTGCCCAGCCGGTCGATCGGCAGCACGCCGAGCGCCAGCGCGGCCAGCGCGGGTGCCTGGGCGGCCGCCCGGCCGACCTCGGTCAGCACGAGCGCGACCTCGGCGAGGCCGAGCCCGTCGCCGTCCAGTTCGGCCGGGAGCGCGAGCGCGAGCAGGCCGGACTCGGCGAGCGCCTGCCATGGCCGCTCGGGGTCCCGGCGCAGGACGGTGGCGGCCAGGCGGGTGATCTCCGCCTGGGTCGCGTCCGGGGTGAAGTCCACACTGGCTCCCTCGGGCTAGACTGGAACGTGTTCTAGTCTTATCCGTTGAGCGCCTTCGGGGCAAGTCCGTCCGCTCAACCAGGCAGTGCGTTGAGGAGTTCCTTCATCGCGAGCGGGATGGCGTCCGCGAGCGGCCACAGGTCTGGAACGAGTTCTCGCGCGCCGAGCAGGCCGATGTCGACCCTGCCCGCGTTGGACAGCACGGTCACGTTCAGCCCGGCGCCGTGGAAGACCGGGCCGAGCGGGAACAACCCGGTGATCCGCGCGCCGAGCAGGTAGAGCGGCATCGGCGGGCCCGGGACATTGGAGACGACCAGGTTGTGCACCACCGGATGCTTCTCGGCCAGCCGCAGCGCCGAGTACGCGCGCACCGCCAGCCCGAACATGGTGGCGGCCGAGAACTGCGCCCAGTCCTGCAGCATGTCGGCGTCCATGCTGTGGTGATGATCCTTCGAGAGCCGGTTCCCCTCGGCGAGCGCGAACACCCGCGCCGCCGGATCGGCCAGATGCGTCGGCAGTGAGGCGAAGAACGCCGAGACCTTATTGCTGCCGTGCTCGCGTTCGCTCCGCTCCCGCACCGAGACCGGGACGCTGGCGATCAGCGGATCGGCGGGCAGCTCACCCCGGTCGCTCAGGTACTGCCGCAGTCCGCCCGCGCACAACGCCAGCACGACGTCGTTCACGGTCACCCCGAACGCGTTCTTGATCCGCTTCACGTCGCCGAGGTCGACGGTCGCGTACGCGACGCTCCGATGCCCGGTGATCGTCCCGTTGAACGAGGTACGCGGCGCGGTGAACGGCGCGGGCATCGCCTTGCCCCGCAACGCCTTACCCACCCAGGCTGGCACGATCCCCAGCAAATCGGGCAGCAGCCGCGCCGCCTCGAACGGCAGTTTCACCGCCGAGCGGACACTGTCCCGCAGCAAAGCGAACCCGTGGGGAACGCCGGGCGTCTCCGGCTGCTCGATCTCCGGCAACGGCGCGTCGGGTTCCAGCCCGGCCAGGTAGGTGATCAGGTTCGCGCCGCTCACCCCGTCGACGCTCGCGTGGTGCATCTTGATCAGCACGGCGATGCCGCCGTCCTCGAGCCCCTCGATGACGAACATCTCCCACAGCGGACGGCCCCGGTCGAGCGGCTGCCCGGCGATGTGCGCGCACAGGTCGGCCAGCTCGGCACGGTCACCGGGGGCGGGAACGCCGATGCGGTGCACATGGTGGTCGAGGTCGAACTCGTCGTCCTCCACCCACACCGGATGGCGGAAGTTCCAGAACGGGTCGTGCAGCTTGCGCCGGAACGCCGGGATCTGCGACACCCGCGCGTGGAGCTGTTCCTTGAACTTCTCGAACGCGTACCCGCCGGGCATCGTGGAGCCGTCGAGCGTGACGAGCCCGCAGACGTGCAACACCTGCGCCGACGTCTCCAGGTACAGAAAACTCGCGTCCAGGCCGCTCAACCGCTGTTCTTTGACCACGGCGCTCAGCGTAGGCGAACCAGTACACCTGTCCCGAGACGTCGTCGGGGTGAAGCTCCACGGCCGCCGGGCACTCCGCGTGATCACTTCACCGATCTCCGCGCGGCCGTAAACTCAGGTCCCATGAAGCCGAACTTCATCACCCGGCGGGCGATCCAACTCGGCCTCACCGCCAATGCCCTCCGCCCGCTACCAGGCGAACCACTGGCGTTCCCTGCCTTTTTCGCCGGCTGGCTGACCGGCGAGCTGGCTCCCCAGCTGCTGGCGCTCACGGCCGTCGACACCGCGGCCCACCTCGCCCGTCACGGCGCCCGCACCCGCGCCGACAAGATCGGCCTGGCGATGGCGGGCCTCACCGCGGCAGGCCTGGCCGCGCTCATCACCGGCTCCCGCCGCGCCGGCGAGGTGATGGACACCGCCCTGTCGGAAGGCCTCGGCCCCGATTACCTCGACGACCTCGAGCCCGCCACCGACCTGGGCACCACCCTCGCCCAGCTCGCACTCCCGTTCCGCGCCCGCACCGCCGACGTCCGCCGCCATCACGACGTCGCCTACGCACCCGGCGGCCGCCGTTTCATGCTCGACGTCTACTACCCG encodes:
- a CDS encoding wax ester/triacylglycerol synthase family O-acyltransferase — protein: MVKEQRLSGLDASFLYLETSAQVLHVCGLVTLDGSTMPGGYAFEKFKEQLHARVSQIPAFRRKLHDPFWNFRHPVWVEDDEFDLDHHVHRIGVPAPGDRAELADLCAHIAGQPLDRGRPLWEMFVIEGLEDGGIAVLIKMHHASVDGVSGANLITYLAGLEPDAPLPEIEQPETPGVPHGFALLRDSVRSAVKLPFEAARLLPDLLGIVPAWVGKALRGKAMPAPFTAPRTSFNGTITGHRSVAYATVDLGDVKRIKNAFGVTVNDVVLALCAGGLRQYLSDRGELPADPLIASVPVSVRERSEREHGSNKVSAFFASLPTHLADPAARVFALAEGNRLSKDHHHSMDADMLQDWAQFSAATMFGLAVRAYSALRLAEKHPVVHNLVVSNVPGPPMPLYLLGARITGLFPLGPVFHGAGLNVTVLSNAGRVDIGLLGARELVPDLWPLADAIPLAMKELLNALPG